One part of the Eptesicus fuscus isolate TK198812 chromosome 2, DD_ASM_mEF_20220401, whole genome shotgun sequence genome encodes these proteins:
- the MEIG1 gene encoding meiosis expressed gene 1 protein homolog: protein MASSEMKPKSISRAKKWSEEIENLYRFQQAGYRDEIEYKQVKQVSVVDRWPETGYVKKLQRRDNTFYYYNKQRECEDKEVHKVKIYAY from the exons ATGGCTAGTTCTGAAATGAAACCCAAATCAATAAGTCGTGCCAAAAAATGGTCAGAAGAGATTGAAAATCTGTACAGATTTCAACAAGCAGGATATCGGGATGAAATTGAATATAAACAAGTAAAACAAGTTTCTGTG GTAGATCGTTGGCCAGAGACAGGATATGTGAAGAAACTTCAGAGAAGGGACAATACTTTCTATTACTACAACAAACAAAGGGAATGTGAGGACAAGGAAGTCCACAAAGTGAAAATTTATGCTTACTAG